The DNA window TGAGAGTCAGACCAAAGttgtatttgggggggggggagacaataacaaatgaagaaaataagGCAGAAAGCTGCACAAGCCAGCTCCAGGCAGCAAAACATGCTCCATCTGCTACGGCCGGTGACACAGAATCTTGGGTAATACTGTCCACAAAACGGGGTCACGGTCAGACAGCAACACAGCGATTAAGGCAGCGGAATCGAGGCTGTCAGGGACTGGCTGCTCACTGTCATTGGAGTGGAAAATGTTAAGCCTGATAGAGCTATTTAAATCTACACAAGCATTTAAATTAAGACGACTGATGTCAAATTAAACAGGACTAAATTCAGCCAGTGTCAGTTATCATTTTCTGGAGCCACCCTCAAAAAGGtaaattaaaagaataaaaattgGCATGCAGAGCACAAGGTATTATGGGTAGAGTTGCTTCAAGGCTTCCTGATTTCAAATAATCAGGTCATTctgaatataataataaaatctgtaactgcaatTGATTAATCACGCCACCAGCTGCACTTTCTTCATCACCCCAGGCCTCCACGGCATCAAGGAGGGTGTCTTCCCATAAGGACAACGCCGGCTGTCAGCTTGACCTGACAGGACGCAGAGCCTCCCCAACGCCGGCGCCTGCTTCTTATTCCAAATGTCCCCAGGACACGGAAAGGTTTCGAACAATGTGGCTACACATCTGGATGTCATCTGCCACATCCGGCAGCGCTTCGTGTCATTAAAACCTATTTGCTCTAGGCTTTTCGAAGCTCTCCGTTCCTATTTTTGGTTTTTCAGATTGCAAGACACAAATATGGCCTTAAGTAGGCATTGCGAACAAGCTGTGGAAATTGTCCTTCGATAATGCAATAAGACGAAGTGTCGACAGACTGCCACAACTACACAACGTCCGAAGCTTAGCCGATGTCCACCAGACATGTTAAACCTGGAAGGGATCCAGCAACGAATGATGCGGGAAAATTCGGCAGCTGACAGGACGGTGCACAAGAGTTGTACCACCGTGGGTCTGTAGGGGGAGACGTGTGCCATTTTCAGCCACAATAAGGCAGTTTGCTGGATGTCTCGTGCTTGAGTTTCACGCAACCTTTTCACCAACTTCCTCCTGGAGCCATAATAGCGAACATAGAGCCATGACATGCTGGAGATAAGATTAGACAGCATGCAAATCTACCAACTGGTACCTGATCAAAAAcaaacacggggggggggggggggggggggatgggggggggggttgtaataTCAACAGCTACTCAGGCAACACAGAGATTTGGCATGGTGGGAGAGAGACATTGAATGaatgagtgtgagagagagagagaacaactGAACTCCAGCAGAGCAGAGAAGCAGGAACAGGAAATTGTCTGACCACTAGGAAGCACTTAGGGAGACAGTGCTGAGCAGCACCTCAACCCTGCCTGCACCCTGACTTCGGGTCCCAACAAGATGGACCCCCCGTCTCCCCCGTATTCGCCGGCTCCAAGACGTGGGACATTCCTTAGCTGCACCACCCCACACTGAAAACTCTCATGCCCAGCAAGAGTAAAGAATAACATGTGAAACCGTGTAACTCCTGTGGCACATGCGAAGTGCGGCTGAACGtcctttaaaaatgaaagaagCCATAAAACACACTGAAATGAGTCGTCGGCCTTCGCTGGAACCCCGAGGGGCTGCCGGTTTGAGGCAGCCGTGCAAATACAGAGAGTTGGCGAGTTGACACCCCCCGGGCGTTTGCACAGCTCTGAAAACAGCAGCGTGGTGTGAAATTCAGAGAATGACGAAAacggttggggggagggggggtggcggggggctATAGTGCAAGGCCTTCAGGGGGAGATGAGCTGGACCTGAACACTGTACCAAAAGAACATTGCAGTAATGAGCCTGTGTGCGTATgcagggctgccccccccctcacctgggCTGCGAGTTCTCCTCATACATTCGCTCCTTGCCCTCCTTGAAGAGACTGATGGTCTGCTTGGTCTTCTTGGCCAGGTTCTCCATGAAGACGCGGAAGTACTCGTTGTCGCCCAGCGTCTCCATCTTGCCCTCGTAGCGCGAGAGGATGGTGCGCAGATGCTGGTACGTGTCCGGCAGCAGGTCCAGGATGTACGGCGGGCTGTTCTTCAGCGCCAGCTTGGGGTTCTGACACAGCCGGACCACCTGGGGCAGGATAAATTGGGGGAGGCTAAACTTAACTACCCATCTCGGGTCCAAAGTAAGAACAAGGGAGGAAGGTGAAGCCTTGGGAGATGGGGGTGAGCGCCAGGGGGTGGACAGGGTCGGCTTCAGCGTGGAAGAGTACAAAAAgagtttacattttatttatttagcggTCACGTGTATCCAAAGCGAAACATGTTTTTGGAATAGCAGTGTCAGCCAGCCCCTGAAGCCACGAAGGGCTATGGACCCAATGGCACAAACACTTAGCTGatgctgggattcaaaccagcaaccttctgatcataagcagtgtcctaacccactgaaccacacaacACCCCCTACTTACGCCACAGGTTAAGTGGGGGGGTAGAGAAGAGCTGTGACCATCGGTGAAATATCTGTAACCACACAAAGCCATTCGGAGGCACTAATGTGAGGTGGCCGTTTCTGTAAATATGTCCTGTAacatgtgcgcgtgtgtgtgtgtgtgcgcgtgtgtgtgggtgtgtgtgcgcgtgtgcatTCACACCCACTCCACTGAGACTCCCCACAGCTTCACACGAGAACTTTAAGCTGTTACCTTCACTCTCCCACTTCCCcattttaccccccccccccaaacacagacTACCGAAGCTTGATTCTACGACCCGGATAGACTCTCACTTACTCATTCGCTCCCATCAGCCACACGAGCCAGTGAATGACACCGTGCCGCAGGTTTAAACCTCAGCTCATGCCCAACATCATCTGAGCTGGGAAACGGCAGCCTTGGGCCCCCCAGAGCACGTAACCTGTGGCACGACCTGCTCGTGTACTAAGGACGGCCATTTCGGGGTCCCCAGGCTGGGGTCCAGAGGgtgtaaagtgtgtgtgtgtgtgtgtgtgtgtgtgtgtgtgtgtgtcacaggcACACGGCCACTAAAATATGCGAGAAGGCTTCCCCAATTCAGTCAGACCTGACCGAAAAAGCAGAACTGGCACCAGTACAAAGTGCACTGCAGAGCTCCAGGgcctgcaacccccccccccagctaggCCAGTGCGGCAGGGCAACCTGGGAGCTGTGTCCTTCCCAGCAACGCTTGCGGTTGGTCGGTGGACGGGGATGTCACCGtgcaacagccccccccccgtggcCACCAACTCCTGACAGCGCAGAGATAATTCATAGGGCGTTCACCAGCGAGAGCCTTATcaggacacatacacacacagaaccacagACACAAGTCCAAACAGTGCACACCGATATACACATAAGTATGCAAACAATAACGCAGATGCACGAATACACAAGCATGCATGCAAACATTAAAACACAAGATTCTTCTGCACATTCTACTGTAACAGTACAACGATGCATTAAATTAAACGACATTAAAATTGAATctcaaaactggaaaaaaaaaaaaactgaacggGGGTGGCTTTTTGACCACAgaagaaagcaaacaaatatgCCAACACCTCACAAAGGCGATTCAAcacttatacacacacacacacacacacacacacacacacacacacacacagcataggAGGAAGCTGTGAGACACACTGCTTCTGCTGATACGATTCACAAGAGTAAAGTCTCCTAAACCATATTTGGTATACACACCCACACTCCCCCaacatacaccccccccccacatgcatacacacacaggcacacgcacacatatataACAAAACGCACCTAATGAGGAAATGGAAGCAAGGTAACTGGGACCTGTAAGAGTGTGACGCACTAAAGGCACATGACCTTTAACCTTTAGCTGTGCACTTGCATCAGCAAGCAAAAAGGCCAAATAAATTGTATGACATGGGGACGGGAGATGAAACAGAGCCCTTAGCATTCTTGTGTTGTGTTCCGATAAGCCCCCCCTGCCACCCTCGAAAGGAGGGTGCAGAGATACCCTCCACAGACAATTGTCATTTAAAATCACTTTTGAAGCTCTTCGAAATACCTACGGCCTGGGACGACCCGCGCCATCAACCCGGGATAAAGCCCATCTCAGACCCTTTCTAAACTCTCCGCTTTCCACTGACTTCGAGAAAAGTGCTACAGATCATGTAAAGCAGAATGCGACCTCCGACAGACGAGCTCGGCCTGTTTCCCCTTCACCGTCTGACAGGCAGGGAAATTCCCAGCTACTTGCTAACCGGCGGGACGCTTTTCCCAGAGAGACAGATTTGGGAAGGAGGCTTTAAAAAATGCAGAGGGGCAAAAATAAAGACTTTCTAGGATACAGCGACCCAAAGGAGGGCTGGCTGGACATGTGGAAATGTGGACTGGCGTGCTTCCGTCGGTGTGACTTCTGCTTTCAGGCGAGCACGGGAGTGTCGGAGACTGCAGAGCAGAAGAAGTTCCATCTTGAGGTGCTGACATAGCAGAATCCCggcttggggggggaggggggacgggAAGAGCAGAGAGGAGAGGCGGCAAAATGCCCAAGAAGGTGgtctgggggcaggggggtctCGATTTATCAATTGCGGGTGGGTGTCACCATCAAGCCGCCGTCCCCTTATGAGAGGACCAGGCAGGTGAGTGTGGAGCCACAGAAATTCAAATGCACCATATGTCCACAAATAAGGGACATAGGAAACTACTGGTCATCTATGGTACTCtcaaaatttcaaaataaaacccCCCCACAAAACTTTCAGCGACTAACAAGGGAAGTAGGACTTTTATAATTAGTCCTGTGATGAGAGAGTAGTGCGGCAGCAAGCCTGCAGATTCCGTTAACCTTTAGCAGTGGAAGAGGATGTAAGCAAATTCAAGTGAGGAAAGGAGGGTGCATTGTGGATAGCAAGAAAAAGGCAACAGACCAAGTGAAAAACTAAGGGGGAGGGGCACCAATtcctggacaatgtgaccaccGGTTAGTTTAAATGCAGTGGTTTTCGGGTCCTGTGGTAGAAACTGCCAGTTTGCAAGTAGCTTAACCAGACCAGGACCGTGGCTTTTTGTCTCATGACTCCACATGCATTTTCCTCCCTGATTGTCATCCCAAGGCACCTCATGTATCTGGATATTTTATGTGTCATTCTGGACCCTGTCCCATGATCTTACGAGTGGGATTCCCCCAGAACACAGGGGCTCATAATAACGACGCAAGCACCTAATGCCACAAGCAGAAGTTGCGGAGACACGCACGGGACACTAATCAGAACACCCGGCCTGCTGTGAAAAGTACAGAGAATCACACTTCCCCGACAGGGACGCAACCTTACGTCTTAGTCAAGAGATCTAAAATCAAACTACAATACCCTTAGTCTGAGCAAAAAATAAGTTTGAAAAGTGTTGCAATTTCCTAAACAGCTTATTTTGAAGAAGATCTACCCTGGGGGAACCACAAATACAGTTTTTTCTCATGTGAGAGCCTGAATTCCCCAAGCAGGAAGTGCTTGTCTGCGCTCAATAGGTAAATAAATGCAGACTGACATCAATGAGCCGTGCACAGCGCCGTATCTGAAGGACCACACAGCAGACGGGCTAAAAATGCTCTCCTTCTGGCCTATGCGATGCTCTGACACTGCAAGGCAGCTTGTTTTATTTACTACAAACTCCCACTGAACCCTACATCAGTAATAAAACGTCTCCCCAAGGCTATAActcctgacctttgacccaacttACACGTACACCATCTTGACCTCTGGTTTTAAACGTGTCTGACTTTTAAAGGGACCTGAACATAGTGAGGGCTTAACATCACCTACGCACAAGAAACTGGACGTTTTACTCtgtggcagaaatgcagatCTGCAAAAAAATGTTAAACACGAGTGTTCCTCTTCACTTGTGGCTGTGCTCATCTTTTCTGTTGACCTGCTTCGAGTTTAATCACCTCTGGGTGTGGAGGCAAACATAGGGCAACTATTATTAACACAGTTTTCCTGCTGAAAATGCAAGAATCCTCGTACACAAACCCTAAACTGCAAAAAACTAATTTAATCCAGTCCTGCGAAGGCGGGTTATCCATTCCCAGCCAGGGAATATGTCAGTTAATGGTTTAAGTGCGACGAGGCAAACACTGGGCTTCACTAAGTACTAAGCATTTGCAGAGGTGAAGTACTATCGGCATGTTTACACTGCACTCCCAATGCAGTAACATAATGTAAATAAACGTGCAAATTCCGactaaaatatacaaataaagcCACATTTTAGCCTATATGGCGAGAACTAGGCTTGATTTATCCTACTGCTCACATTTACTGTTAGATGAAGATCAAAATCAGttaattttaatgacagatttcattaaaattaaCCAGTTATTTTATGCACCTTCTTCACGAATAGCGGTGACATTACGCCTGTGAGAATAACGAAATAACCATCCATCGCGCGAATAACAGCAAGGGAGACCATGACCCAGCACTGGATGCGCGGTCACGGGAGATGGAAGGGTAGTTAAGGCATCATCGCGGCACTGCCATGTTTCTGGACAGTTCACTGACCGGTTTGGTTACTCCGGCCGATCGTTTCATGTCCCCGACTCTCACCTTGTCCATGAGCTTCCAGCATTTCTCCACAGTCTTCTTGTCCACGGCCCCGGGCTGGTGGTGGGAATGAAGGTGGTGATGGTGGGGTTGGAACGCGTCCTTCATCATCCCGATCAGCCCCACGCTTTTCTTGATGTTTCCTGCCATGTTAGACTAGCGTTGCGGCCCCTATGCCCGACCCGGGCGAGGCACGgggcagctccccccccccctcacccgaCCAGAGGCTGGACAGCGCCGGAGTAAAGTTGGAGCGAGGGTCCGTCGGGGGGAGCGAGACCTACGGAGGCAAATGTCCCATTAATCCTGTAGATCTACTCGGGACCGGGAAAAGAGAAGGGCCGGTCACCTATCCgtccgaaaaaaaaaaaaagacttttgaAACGGTTCTAATGGGTACTAAATGCAGATCCGTTAAGCTGCGATAAGCTTTTCCTTCCCTCCACGGATGGGGCTGCGTTTTCCTGGACCGATCCCTTGCTTTCCCGGAGCTGGCTCCCTCCGTCCTCTTACACGGTTCCTCCGTGACGGGAAGTGGCCGTGAGAGACAGGAGGCAACGCCAGCCCTGGCAAACGAGCTCTCTCCGCTTTGCAGCAGCTATAGGAAACAAATCAGGATTTGCCCCCTTGAGAAAATCCCCGGTTAAATGCACACTAATACGCTGCAATCAGATGCAAAAGGACATTCGGGGGAgaaaagtgaaataaataaatttaggAGGAGGGGGAATAATCACCGCCTTTAAACTCCCCCTCCCGTGTGCGTGGCCATAGTTCTTCCTGTACATCCTCTTCCGCTTCTGATGCCCCGCCCAAGCCCCGCCTAGTTCAGAATTAGCCCCGCCCCGAACACTCCCCCTTCATACATAACACAAGTTTATGCAGCAAACTGAAGGGATGAATGAGCGTTTTAGCTGCTTGAGATGCATTGAATACACTATAAGCAATAACACCGATAGTTCAGAACATAGTATTTCTGAAACATTGGATTTCTAAAACACAACAGATTTCGGATGTTTCGGATACTAAAGTGAAAATATGCATAGCAGTTACCGCAATGGAAATGCAGAATTTATCAGAAGACTCTGCTGAGTTTAAGAGACTGGGATTCGTTGTTTCGATTTACCATCGCACCAATAAAACAATTAGTGGCGCTGTTAGACATCAGTATCAGTATGAATATATAGGCTATGTATTGTTGAACAAAAATTAATAATGGTAGCATAAGAcgaaaatgaaatgttttaaaagTAGGTCTAAATGATACGGCACCTTCAATGGTTCCGAGAGACTGAGACACGATGTGGAATGCAGTAACAGCCAGAACCGGGCTGATACAGAACGCCGGATATTCACCCCTAGGTGAATTGAGGAAGTTTTAAGATGAAACAATAAAGTTGCTGTCTCTAAATGTAATGTCTCAACGTTTACAATTGTACGGTGTTTTGGAAAATCTTGGTTGAAGACTGTTATGCTGTTTCCATATGGGTTGGTAGCCTGCTGTTTCTAAGCAATGACAAACGCAATCCAGTGATATACAGTATACCGGTAAGCACATGTAAATAAGGTGTCTCCGGTTGCCCAGACATCATATCAAACCACAGAAAAGCCGGTTCCTGTTTTAAGAATAGGGATCTTGCCCGGTAAGGCTTGCTACCTTTTACAATAAAACAGTATTAATACAAACAGAACAGGTTATGTTGGTAACATTAGGACGTTGAATGAATAAAAGTTTTATACACACATATAGCCTATTGTGAAGAAAAAAGCGGGGTATTTGTGTATAGCTACAGGTATATAGAAATGTTCTCGTACTAGTCATCACGACTTCAAAAGTTCTTCGCCTTCCAACAGCACAAAACACTTTCCAGAAAAACGTCTATTATGCCTCCGAAGAAAAAAAGTATATCAAAAGTGAATACAATTAACTGAGAAAAAGAAGAAATCGGGTGAAGGTAATTCCGACTGTATTATACATATTGCTTGTTACATAATATAGGGCCTATGTTTTGGAACATTGGTATTAAACATTAGAGACGGCAGTGAGCAGGAATAATTAAAGAGCAGACAGACTTGTTACACCCTCGTTTATTTTGATTTAGGTTGTTTTCCAGGTGATGGGGAACAATAGCTGTGTGTTGCAATGTTTAGTTAGATGGTTTTGCATGATCTGGTATCTGCCTTATTCAAATGCACGTTACACTGAAACGTGAAATTTACTCCCTAAATGGTGCATAGCGCGTAGAAGGATCACGTTATGACATAATATTCAAATAAACATTTCCCCCCCGAAACAGTCCTAGACGATAGAAAGGATCTTTGGGAGAAGTACAAGCGAAACGATGTGGAGGTAGCGGTGCTGAAAGAGCGTCTGGGTAAACTTCTCACAGtattctttgtgtgtgtgaaagcgTGCTTAAGGCTGTGTAACATAATACGAGTGTAAAATATGGTACTAAGTATGTGCATACGTGCGTGTATGTCAGCCCTCCGGGCGGAGGCCGTGCGCAGAGCTCAGAGCACCAGCGCAGACCTGTGGTCCCGCGTGCGAGAGCTCGAGCAGAAGGTCATGCAGGGACAGCATGACAAACGGGACATTACTACAGGTACCCCGCGGAAACCCCTTTCAGGCTACGCTGTAGTCATGGCAACCCCGCATACCACCCTCCCCCAAACTGTTTAGAGCACTGTATTGTTACTAGggtttaataaaataaacactcaCACATAAGGTGATGGAACCCGAGTACCTGACTGATTAGATATTCAGGGGTTTTGCATCAGCAATGCCTGTTTATATTGCACATTAATTCCTGGAACGGCTTATTGATTTTCCACCACTGCAACACTGCTGCTTCGAAGTATGTCTCCTCTCGGTTAGAACTCAACCGGCAGAATATGAGGGCGCAGATGGAAATAGAGATTAAAGTTCACAAACTGGAGACTGAAGTCAGAGATCTTTCCCAGCAACTCGGTAAGGCCGATTCGTTTTGTATGTGCGCATTCCTTCTGCTCCACAACCTGCCGGTTTAGCCATGACCAAACTGGGGGAGCTTAGATTTCGAGGACTTAACAGCgatgtattttatatttgacTATTTTTTTCTGGCTATAGAgcacatttgcatttttctTGTGCTGCTTTGACTTGTTGAATGGAACACGGAATTGATGCTCTTTGCTGATTTGTCACATTTTGGGCTGCAAGCCGAGTGCAGGGAGCAACTGGGCGCAGAGAGAGATGCGCAGAAGCGGATGGCAGAGGAGAAGGATGCCACTATCGCTCACCTGCAAGAGAGGCTAGATCGTATGGACAGCGACTATGAGAGGATCCTGCATGTGAGAATGAGTTTCATCATTTttagccgcccccccccccccccccccccccccccccc is part of the Paramormyrops kingsleyae isolate MSU_618 chromosome 17, PKINGS_0.4, whole genome shotgun sequence genome and encodes:
- the drc12 gene encoding dynein regulatory complex protein 12; amino-acid sequence: MPDPGEARGSSPPPSPDQRLDSAGVKLERGSVGGSETYGVLDDRKDLWEKYKRNDVEVAVLKERLALRAEAVRRAQSTSADLWSRVRELEQKVMQGQHDKRDITTELNRQNMRAQMEIEIKVHKLETEVRDLSQQLAECREQLGAERDAQKRMAEEKDATIAHLQERLDRMDSDYERILHDCLDSLLALLSGERQKWQGESTCTHQELKSVLSEFNLNPLGASWDPVLGVRGWPALQCKWSG